The nucleotide window CCCTCGCTGGCCATCCAAATCATCCTGTTCGTCGCGGTAGTGTTCGGCACTCTGAACGTCATCGGCGGGTTTATCGTCACCGACCGGATGTTGGGCATGTTCAAGGGCAAGAAAAAGGCTCGGGAATTGGCGCCCGCCCAAGCCGACCAGACGGAGGAGCCGGCGGCCAAATGAACTACCTGGTGATCGGTCTTTATATCCTCGCGTTCTCCCTCTTCATCTACGGCTTGATGGGCTTGACCGGGCCCAAGACCGCGGTGCGCGGCAACCTGATCGCCGCGGTGGGTATGACCATCGCCGTGGCGGCCACCCTGGTCATGATCAGACATACCAGCCAATGGGCACTCATCATCGCCGGCCTGGTGGTGGGTGTGGTACTCGGCGTGCCGCCGGCGCGGTTGACCAAGATGACCGCCATGCCCCAACTGGTGGCGTTCTTCAACGGCGTCGGCGGCGGGACGGTGGCGCTGATCGCCCTTTCGGAGTTCATCGAGACCAGCGGCTTTTCCGCGTTTCAGCATGGTGAGTCACCGACCGTCCACATCGTGGTGGCGTCCTTGTTCGCCGCGATCATTGGATCGATCTCGTTCTGGGGTTCGATCATTGCGTTCGGCAAACTGCAGGAGATCATCTCCGGATCGCCGATCGGCTTCGGCAAGGCTCAACAGCCGATCAACCTGCTGCTGCTAGCGGGGGCCGTGGCCGCCGCGGTGGTCATCGGCCTAGACGCGCACCCCGGCTCCGGCGGGGTGTCGCTGTGGTGGATGATCGGCCTGCTCGCCGCGGCGGGAGTGCTCGGCCTGATGGTGGTGCTGCCGATCGGTGGCGCCGACATGCCGGTCGTTATTTCGCTGCTGAACGCCATGACCGGCCTGTCGGCCGCGGCCGCGGGTCTGGCGTTGAACAACACCGCCATGATCGTCGCTGGCATGATCGTCGGCGCGTCGGGTTCGATCCTGACCAACCTGATGGCCAAGGCGATGAACCGGTCCATACCGGCGATCGTCGCGGGTGGCTTCGGCGGCGGCGGGGTGGCCCCCAGCGGCGATGGCGGCGGCGACAAGCACGTCAAGGCCACGTCGGCCGCCGATGCCGCGATCCAGATGGCCTACGCCAATCAGGTGATCGTGGTGCCCGGTTACGGCCTGGCCGTCGCGCAAGCCCAGCACGCGGTCAAGGACATGGCGTCGCTGCTGGAGGACAAGGGTGTGGCGGTCAAGTACGCCATTCACCCGGTCGCCGGCCGGATGCCCGGCCACATGAACGTGCTGCTGGCCGAGGCCGAGGTCGACTACGACGCGATGAAGGACATGGACGACATCAACGACGAGTTCGCCCGCACTGACGTTGCGATCGTCATCGGCGCCAACGATGTCACCAACCCGGCGGCGCGCAACGATTCCTCCAGTCCGATTTACGGCATGCCGATCCTCAACGTCGATAAGGCCAAGTCGGTGATTGTGCTCAAGCGGTCGATGAATTCCGGGTTCGCTGGTATCGACAACCCGCTGTTCTACGGCGAGGGGACAACAATGCTGTTCGGGGATGCGAAGAAATCGGTGACCGAGGTCGCCGAGGAACTGAAGGCTTTGTAGCCGGCGGCTCAGACCGGCGGGTAGGCGGGCGGCGGGTAGCCGTTGCCGTCTTCGACCCCGCGCAGACCCCACGTGAGATACCGGAAGAAGAACTCGATTTCGTCGCTTCCGTCGTAGTCAGGACTCGGATCCATTACTCCACCTCTCGACTCGCGACTGTTCCGTTAGGCAGTCTAGCTGGATCCGCGCCGGTGCGACAGGCGCTGGCGGCCTTGCCTAAACTGGCCAACCAGTTGATTGATAATTAGCGTTGGCCGGGGCCGCCTACCCCTGCCTCAGTGACGATAGCGAGTACAGATGCCATCCGAGAACGGACTCACGCGCCGTGAGGAGTTGCTGGCCGTGGCTACCAAGCTGTTCGCGGCCCGGGGCTATCACGGCACTCGGATGGATGACGTTGCCGATGTGATTGGGCTGAACAAGGCGACCGTCTACCACTACTACGCCAGCAAGTCGTTGATCCTGTTCGACATCTACCGCCAGGCCGCCGAAGGAACCCTGGGCGCCCTGCATGCCGAGCCGTCGTGGACGGCACGCGAAGCGCTCTATCAGTACACCGTGCGGCTGCTCACCGGGATCGCCGGCAATCCCGAGCGGGCCGCCGTGTATTTCCAGGAGCAGCCATATATCACCGAGTGGTTCACCGCCGAACAGGTCGCCGAGGTCCGCGAAAAGGAAGCCCAGGTCTACGAGCATGTGCACGGCCTCATCGACCGCGGCATTGCCAGCGGCGAGTTCTATGAGTGCGACTCGCACGTGGTGGCCCTCGGCTACATCGGGATGACGCTGGGAAGCTACCGCTGGTTGCGCCCGCACGGGCGGCGCACGGCCACGGAAATCGCGGCGGAGTTCAGCACCGCGTTGCTGCGTGGGCTCATCCGGGACGAGACGATTCGTGAGCAATCTCCCCTGGGGCCCTGAATTTCGGCCACGCCCCGGCGCCGTTACCTAAGGTCCAATACGCAAATCCACAGGTCGGTGGCCCGGTTTCGGTCACGTTGGTGACCGCCGTCGCCAACACGTCGGGGGTTGTGATCAGCCACAAGGTTTCGCCGTCCTGTTGACCCGGGCCGCCCGCGGCTCACGACGGGAAAGGACTCACGGGAAGACTGGGGGCGGGATCAAATGAAGTATGTCCCCCAGACCGCCACTCAACAACGACAGCAACGTCACACTCGGCTGACCGAGGTAGAGATTGAGTCCGGGATTGACGGAGGGGACCCACGGATAGACATCCGGGAACCATTCGGGGCCCCACAATCCGGCCTCCACCCCGATTTCCACCGCGGCGCCGTAGGGGGCCTGCAGGCTCCCCAAGGCCAGGTAGTAGCTGACAGCGAACGGGTTGGGGATCGAGAAGAACCCGGCAGGAGTGGGAATATCCGCGTAGTTCAGGCCGGGTCCGTAGTCGGCGTAGCCCAGGTCCACCAGCACGCGCAGCTGCGGCTGGATCAGGTCGGCGAGCGGTGGACCTGCGTAGGGGATGTCGCGGATCGGCTGGACCAGCGGCAGGTCCTGGGTCAGCAGCATGTAGTACTGGGTGTTGCCGGTGTAGCCGGGCGAGGTCGGCAGCGGTACCGCGTTCGCGATTTGATCGGGGGTAAGGGTGGGATACGTGTTGTGCACGTAGAAGTACCCCATGATGGCGTTGATGTCCGACAGGATGTGCAGCGGGTATCGCGGGGCGTTGGCGATGCCGTCGTACTGGGCGGTGTAGATCGTGTGCGCGTATGGCGCGTCCGGCGGCGTGGCGCCATTAAACGGCACGTCGAGGAACGGGATGTAGAAGCCGGGGAAGCGGGAGAGCAGTCCGCCCTCGGGCGTGTTGGGGTTGCCGATCGTGACAAACGAAATGTCGCCCGCATTGGGTGAACCCGCGGCGATCAGCGCGTTGATTTCGTTGTTGACGATGGTGGCGCTCTGCGAGTAGCCCAAGGCGATGACCTGGTTCCCGGCGGCCAGCTGGGTGTTGATGGCGTTATGGAGCGCCGTCACGCCCTGCGTGACGGACTGGTTGAAAGTCAGATTGCCCAGTTGGGGGGTGACCGGCCAGAACTGCTCCGGTGTGGGCATGGCCGTCGGGATTGCCCCGGGAAAGAGCTGCTGAATGTAGTTGTTGTTGATCAGGTCGAGGTAGAGCGGGTCGGGATCGGGGTTGCCGGTGCCGCCCATGATCAGCGCGATTTGGGTCGCCGCCGCGGCAGGGGTAACCGACAGGGCGGCGGATCCAGCGGTTCCGGTCGGCGTCAATAACGACTGAAACGGCGAAGTGGCGCTGCCCAGCGCGTGGGATACGCCGGATACGAAGGCCGCATTTGCGGCCTCGGCCTGCGCGTAGGCACCGGCCGCAGCGGCCAGCGCCTTGGTGAACTCGTTGTGGAATGCGGCGGCTTGCCTGACAGCCGCCTGGTAGTCCTGGCCGAAAGCGCCGAACAGCTTCGCGATCGCCGCCGACACCTCGTCCTCGGCCGCAGCCAGTAGGCCGGTAGTAGGGCCTGCCGCGGTCGCATTGGCGGCGTTGATCGCCGATGCGATCCCGTCCACCTCCGTGGCGGCCGTCGCCAGCATGTCAGGGAAAGTAACTACGTAGGACATCTCCCCGTCCTTCATAAACCGGGGCCGCTTACGGTCAAACCTGCACCGACCTGGGACCGCGGGTATTAGGTATTTATGAGAGTAGAGCGGTCCCAGCGGGACGTCCGGCGATTGATCAATTCAGCCCGCACTACCTGTCAAGTGCTTGTCGAAAAAGCCGACTTGATCGGCAACGACGCGCTCGAACGCGGCGCCCAGGTAGATGGCGAAGTGGCCCTCGGGATACATCGCGACTTCGCCGTGCGGAGCCTTGCTCGCGTAGCGCAGGGTTGGGCCGGCCGGGGCCACCGAGTCGGTTTCGCACACGCAGAACAGGATTGGGCAGCCGACCTTGGCGGCGCTGCGCCCCGGCCGGTAAGCCATCACCTTGATCCCAATGCGCGCGGCGACCTCGTTGCGCAGCTGCGCGCCCGGTGGCACCAGCTTCAGGTAGCCGAGATACGCGTCTGGTGCGGTCATCAACGCGACCTCGCCGGGCTTGCCGGCGGTGGGAATCATCAGCGGAGGCCTGCCCAGCCAGGAGCCGGCAAGGTCATGCAGCGCTCGTGCGGTCACCCGCGCCGCGGTGCTTGGCGCGATCGCCCGAACGGAGGCGATGCCGTCGGTAAACGGGCATTGGGCTACGACGGCGGCGATGCCCGGGATCCGGGCCGCCGTGGCAATCACGTGTCCGCCCGAAAAAGACGTGCCCCACAGGCCGATTCGGTTTGGGTCGATGCCGTCCAGTCTCCGTGCATATGCCACCGCGGCCGCCCAGTCCGCGAGCTGCAGGCCCACGTCCAGCAATTGGCGCGGCCGCCCCTCGCTGTCGCCGAAGTTGCGGTAGTCGAACACCAAGCAGGCATAGCCGGACGCGCTGAATCGTTCCGCGTAGGCGTCCAGTCGCATCGTGCGCACCGCGCCCAGCCCGTGCGCCATGACCAGCAGTGGCACGTCGCTGCCGTCGCCGCCGGGTGCAGGCCGGTAGAGCCACCCGCTGATCCGGCTGTCGCCGGAGGTAAACCAGACATCCTCGCGCTGTGCCACGGCGCGCCTCCCGTCAAGATCGCGTGCTGCCCTGACCTGAAAGAAAATTATGGACTACTGTCTAGAAAAATTGCACTGTTGCACTCAGGCGGAGGACACCCATGGCCATCCGAGTCGCTCACGTCGGCACCGGAAACGTCGGCCGACTGGCCCTGACCGAGCTCGTCACCAATCCACAGTTCGAGCTGACGGGGTTGTGTGTCTCCACTCCCGAGAAGGTCGGCAAAGATGCCGGCGATCTCGCCGGAACTGGCGTGACCACCGGCATCGCGGCGCTCAGCGAGCTGGACGCCGTGCTGGCCACCGGGCCCGAATGCGTGGTGTACTGCGCCATGGGTGACACTCGGTTGCCCGAGGCGATGGCGGACGTCATGCGCATTCTGGCTTCCGGCGTCAATGTCGTCGGATCCTCGCCCGGACTCCTGCAGTACCCATGGGGTGTCATGCCCGACAAGTACATTGCCCGAGTGGAAGATGCTGCCCGGCAGGGAAATTCGAGCATATTCATCAACGGTGTGGACCCGGGATTCATCAACGACCTGATCCCATTCGCCCTGGCGGGCACCTGCCAGCGCATCGAGCAGGTGCGCTGCCTGGAGATCGCCGACTACGCGTCCTACAACGGCTCCGAGGTCATGCACTACATGGGGTTCGGCAGGCCGCTGGACGAGGTGCCGATGCTGCTGCAGCCGGGCGTGCTCGGCATC belongs to Mycobacterium basiliense and includes:
- a CDS encoding NAD(P) transhydrogenase subunit alpha, which gives rise to MYDELLANLAILVLSGFVGFAVISKVPNTLHTPLMSGTNAIHGIVVLGALVVFGTVEHPSLAIQIILFVAVVFGTLNVIGGFIVTDRMLGMFKGKKKARELAPAQADQTEEPAAK
- a CDS encoding NAD(P)(+) transhydrogenase (Re/Si-specific) subunit beta, which codes for MNYLVIGLYILAFSLFIYGLMGLTGPKTAVRGNLIAAVGMTIAVAATLVMIRHTSQWALIIAGLVVGVVLGVPPARLTKMTAMPQLVAFFNGVGGGTVALIALSEFIETSGFSAFQHGESPTVHIVVASLFAAIIGSISFWGSIIAFGKLQEIISGSPIGFGKAQQPINLLLLAGAVAAAVVIGLDAHPGSGGVSLWWMIGLLAAAGVLGLMVVLPIGGADMPVVISLLNAMTGLSAAAAGLALNNTAMIVAGMIVGASGSILTNLMAKAMNRSIPAIVAGGFGGGGVAPSGDGGGDKHVKATSAADAAIQMAYANQVIVVPGYGLAVAQAQHAVKDMASLLEDKGVAVKYAIHPVAGRMPGHMNVLLAEAEVDYDAMKDMDDINDEFARTDVAIVIGANDVTNPAARNDSSSPIYGMPILNVDKAKSVIVLKRSMNSGFAGIDNPLFYGEGTTMLFGDAKKSVTEVAEELKAL
- a CDS encoding TetR/AcrR family transcriptional regulator, with protein sequence MPSENGLTRREELLAVATKLFAARGYHGTRMDDVADVIGLNKATVYHYYASKSLILFDIYRQAAEGTLGALHAEPSWTAREALYQYTVRLLTGIAGNPERAAVYFQEQPYITEWFTAEQVAEVREKEAQVYEHVHGLIDRGIASGEFYECDSHVVALGYIGMTLGSYRWLRPHGRRTATEIAAEFSTALLRGLIRDETIREQSPLGP
- a CDS encoding PE family protein — translated: MSYVVTFPDMLATAATEVDGIASAINAANATAAGPTTGLLAAAEDEVSAAIAKLFGAFGQDYQAAVRQAAAFHNEFTKALAAAAGAYAQAEAANAAFVSGVSHALGSATSPFQSLLTPTGTAGSAALSVTPAAAATQIALIMGGTGNPDPDPLYLDLINNNYIQQLFPGAIPTAMPTPEQFWPVTPQLGNLTFNQSVTQGVTALHNAINTQLAAGNQVIALGYSQSATIVNNEINALIAAGSPNAGDISFVTIGNPNTPEGGLLSRFPGFYIPFLDVPFNGATPPDAPYAHTIYTAQYDGIANAPRYPLHILSDINAIMGYFYVHNTYPTLTPDQIANAVPLPTSPGYTGNTQYYMLLTQDLPLVQPIRDIPYAGPPLADLIQPQLRVLVDLGYADYGPGLNYADIPTPAGFFSIPNPFAVSYYLALGSLQAPYGAAVEIGVEAGLWGPEWFPDVYPWVPSVNPGLNLYLGQPSVTLLSLLSGGLGDILHLIPPPVFP
- a CDS encoding alpha/beta hydrolase; translated protein: MAQREDVWFTSGDSRISGWLYRPAPGGDGSDVPLLVMAHGLGAVRTMRLDAYAERFSASGYACLVFDYRNFGDSEGRPRQLLDVGLQLADWAAAVAYARRLDGIDPNRIGLWGTSFSGGHVIATAARIPGIAAVVAQCPFTDGIASVRAIAPSTAARVTARALHDLAGSWLGRPPLMIPTAGKPGEVALMTAPDAYLGYLKLVPPGAQLRNEVAARIGIKVMAYRPGRSAAKVGCPILFCVCETDSVAPAGPTLRYASKAPHGEVAMYPEGHFAIYLGAAFERVVADQVGFFDKHLTGSAG
- a CDS encoding NAD(P)H-dependent amine dehydrogenase family protein; this encodes MAIRVAHVGTGNVGRLALTELVTNPQFELTGLCVSTPEKVGKDAGDLAGTGVTTGIAALSELDAVLATGPECVVYCAMGDTRLPEAMADVMRILASGVNVVGSSPGLLQYPWGVMPDKYIARVEDAARQGNSSIFINGVDPGFINDLIPFALAGTCQRIEQVRCLEIADYASYNGSEVMHYMGFGRPLDEVPMLLQPGVLGIAWGTAIRALAAGLGIKVDEITESYERAPAPDDFDIAVGRVRQGTLAALRFEICGLVNGHPAIVIEHITRLRPDLRPDWPQPAQGGGSYRIEITGEPSYAVDIVPSSRKGDHNHAAIVGAAGRIVNAIPAVIAAPPGIRTTLDLPLVTGTGLYAPIVAI